tgaaaaagatatcagatctcatgtacagccaagcttctgaatctacacggcgtactaaactctactgaccctaactttaACGAATTCTACATattcagtaaatatgtatggctcggCTGTTTCGGTACTAACAGAAACATATTCGCATCACCTCCGCGTCGGAAACGAtacggcgaagccatacatatttactggtgtgtagaatttgttgaagttagggtcagtagagttagaccgtgtagattcagaagcttgactCTACATGAGCTgatctcatatttttttcacaggGTAAGCCTTAATATGTGGTCACTGGtcatctcggcaacattttacaagaaatgtttttggtgggataagaTAGTTTTGAGCTAATTTCAGTCGCTATATCTTTGGGACCAAGTAAGCGGTTGCAAAATCAAGTGAAATCCTCACCTGTTATTCTCTGTATCGTCTCGTTGGAGAACATCCCCGCGTACCCCATGACTTGGGCGCCCAAGCTATGTCCTATGAGGTGGAAGCTGCTGCCTGTGATGTTGTAACTTCTGACGAGAGCCGCGATAAACGTCGCTATCTCCCTCCCCACGTATCGGGTGCTGTACGCCGGCCAAGGATAGAAAGAGTTCCTCGACAACTCGTACCAGTCCACAGTGATCACGTTCAAGTCGTGGTAATGTAGTAAGGCGTTTTTAATGTTCTGCATCCACTGCGCTTTGGCGCTCGTTACCCAGCCGTGAGTTACCATTTTGACGCCTAACGAGCTATTGAAATATTTACTCTCCATGAGTTTGTCGGGTTCGGGTATCGATAAGGCTTCAGGTTCTAAGGGGTTGTGTCTGAAAGTATAAGGAGAAGGTTTCGGTAGTAGATAGCTGTTTTGTCATGAAACGCTAGTGAAAAGTGTCTTCTATAAATACTGACTTTATGTACTTACGAATCTTTATGAAATTTGTAAgtacataaagtaaataaacttttcttcttttttgtgtacatagtacatacttgCCTGCCTGCTACCTACCTACCTGGTATATAAATCAAAATAGATCTCGCCGTAAAACATGTCTCTACTATCAACTGGCTCCGaagaaaaattcatgacgtgcTGGGTGCCGTTGTCGTCATAAAAATACAACCACTCCTCCCCGTAGCGCATCTCAGCCTCTTCGCATAAAACACACACCCACAATCCTAAAAAGTCAACGCATTAGGTACTACAGGAATTAAGAGCGGAATAAAAGTTCCTTGTCATTTAAATTACCCAGGAAATATATAATTTTGGCTGAAAACTCGCCGGGAAACatgatttttaaaatcggatttttcaaattcaaataacgAACATTTGTGGAATGTTGGATGGTAGAGTGCGCCGAAACGGTTTtcatttgtatttaaatacagtGCACCACGTATCGACTAATAACTTCCGCCTTGTCGCTCTATCTGCTCGAGgagcgtttatttttttttacaaaagcgCGTACTTGAGAAATGAATAAAGATATCCTAGATAAAGAGTCATTAAAATGATGAATATTCATCGTGGGGGCTTGGACTGAGAGCAAGGTTCTGTGTTGGTATGTAAAGTCACGAACACAAGTACCTATTTACGGCATTCATgtacaaaaaattaataaataagcaTGTAAACTAAGCCATATAATGTAGGTCTGATTGTATACGATGAGGttcatgttaaaaataattaatattagagctttttagggttccgtacccaaagggtaaaaacgggaccctattagacttcgttgtctgtctgtctgtctgcatgtcatcaagctgtatctcaagaaccgctacatctagacttctgaaattttcacagattgtgtatatctgttgtgtGTTTCGTATAGTTTGtcaaaaaaagtaatgaaattaaaaagtggcaacatcgcgatcgtggtgtcatcccttttttcctagattgatttgaaagggatgacactacgatgttgccactttttaatttcatgacttttttgacagactgtatgtATAGCCAATGCTGAAAAtcattaagtacttacctatagttacttatatattttttatgtttctatgATATTGTTTCTTTACATCTCTGCAACATGCATCGAACTTATTTGAAAgactttttttttcagatcACCTTAAAATCTTCAGGTTTCTTTTTTCAATTGCTctacatttttagcactaaggTTTACTTAGTTTTCAAGTAGTCGAAAAGGTTATAAACGGGGATTTAAATAATACACAGAGTTAAATCATAGCAACGTTAttgtatttcatattttgaatTGAATCGTTCGTGTGCTTACACAGTAAACACTGATCTCAACACTTACAactaaaaatattctaaaacaaaattatacttCGATTTATACAAAATGTGGCTTGTGCATTTCTCTTGTTGTCAAGGCGAACGTAGTTCGGATTGTTTTTGGAGATTAAGGTGCGAGAGCCGCGACCTCGCACACGGTGCAGGCGGAGACGGGTCCGGTGCATCACTTTTGGGGCCTACTACTCGGTAATAAGGATCAAAAGTGGTGCTTAGGGCCTGTCCCCGGCTGTACGTGTGCTTTGTATAGTGTACATGCCGCGTGACGTGCTGAGACTGTGCATTATGTTTAGTACtggtgccgcggcgccgcgcccgCTGGGCCCCGGGCCGCAGGCCGCCGGCCGCCGCGACACTCCTGCCAATGTGCACATAATAACTCCTTTATTTTACAAACTCATTGTATATACGATTAACTTACATTAATCTAATATATTGCTATCTTTTTCATTTTAGTCTATAGAAAATATCAACTGACCTGAGGTGCACCTATGTTTCATTTAGGTTAAACGAGGAGTGCTTTCTAAGCAGcaatttgtttaaatataattatagtactGGTGAAAACGTTACGCTAGTTTCTCGAGTGACAACGCAAATATCCTCTAGACTACTTCCGTTCGTATGAATACTCTTACATCAGTTGGTCTGACCGATAGGCAGGCAATATTACATGAAATCGACTAGATATCACATGGCTTGAGCTAAATTTATTCCTTCCGATTCTGAGAAAAACGTCCACTGGGCGTCGGTTACAAAACTCTCCTACGTTACCGTGCGCAGACGCACGATCGGCATCGGCGATCGGCAGAACTCTACAATATGTTCTCACACTGAACGTCCTCAACCCAGTGCACATTTTTGGAGTAACGTGCTATACGACCGACACTACGTCGAAGGCCGACACTCACGGACAGAAACACATACAGTTTTACGCTCTATTTTAGAATATAGTCAAATTTAACTCAAGCGACTACTCGACCCGGCAACTAAAATAATTTAGTCTCAATTTAGTAATATAGTTTGGTCAGTCGAAAATATTGAGCACGTTAATTATGATATACATTAGTATTACCGATCGATGACGTATTATTGCACGAAACTGTTCCACTAACGTTCTAAAAACTTTATTCTAGGCGAGTATCACTTACAAAATCCAAAGTAACAAAACGAACGTCTACTGAGTGAATATACCGCTGCTTATCCTACACCGGCAGTGACCTGAGTTTGATGCTCATCGCTCGTGCTACATCGGGGCCGCCTCGCGCGCCCGGGGCTCCGGTCCGCGCCCGCTCGCCCCGCGAGGCGGCGGTGACGACCTTCCCGGGGACAGCACGCCGACCGCGAGCCTCGAGCGCCGGCGAGGGGCGTTACGCGTACACCTAGCGGGTACCTACCACTCCCTCACACGCGCACGTAACATCTATCTTACAATATCTACCTATGTATATATTATCAGTAAATTACTTCAATTTCTTTAAAGCGTACATTTTATACTTACTCTCGAGTTCTTACGTTATTGAATCGACTCCTCCGAATGATCTGATAGAACGACCTCGACGGCCATACGAATGATAAAACTGAGCAGTCTTCGTGTTGACTGGTGAACGTTGGGGTGGGGTGCGCGAGACAGCGAGACTTCCCGTACACGTAGAGAACAAAAACTCTCGTTAATCACCTCTCTCTAGAAAGAGACAAACGATGGCCGGTGTCTCTGTTTCAGAGGTCTGCTTTTTGTCTATTTCGAATGAGACCAGAATTTTGACTTCTCTATGTGTATATTTCGCACTTGGTTTGACAAATAGCGCTTCTCTAGCTGCCACGATGGATCCGTTCGATAGGTAGGTAGAGCACGCGAGCTCTACCTAAAACAGAAGtaaagtaacaataattatgaGTAGCCTTGAAAGGTACAAAgttaatgatataatatttttgaattatttaagCCTATTTTATGGCACCACGGTTTATATTGTGTTTAGTAACCTTACTGACATATTTTCTGATCGCAGCCATTACCTACTCGCCGTGACTTTGAAACTGACTTTCACTTTCTAACAATCTTTAGTCCCGACTCCGATAGATATAcagtaaaatatacaattttccTGGCTCCACGTATCATCaacgaaataaattaatttcaacaaaacaaacaaaacgTAAAACAGCGAGGACCGCACGCCACTTGGAATCGCAGTGTGCCAGGCTGGCCAGGGGGCAGTGAAAACCGAGAAATGAAAACATACGACAGCAAAGATCCGACGACCCGTCGACAGACTCGCTTTTAGAATAACTTACGATACCTCCAGATCCCCGCTCCttctattatctatattatatacgtgCATCACAAATACTAGCAACATTCGTAATATTTTCGATCATAATTTTAtgatatctaaataaataagtgtataatatattatctaatatatttttacatatttacaatttCAACACAAAcaaagtaggtaggtactcgaggaataaaaaattaatttgtacTAAAAAAACTTCATGTACGACATCGAACGTCGATCGGCTCGAGTCCCGGGCGAGCGGCGACTCGGCGACTCGGCACTCGGCGAACCCTACGGCTAGCTAACGTTATCCTGCCGGCTCGTAATATATTAATAAGACGACTGCACGCGGTTCGGCTCGACTCTATGCTTAGATAAAATCGGTGCAGACGAGTCGTCCGTAAGAAAGTCGAGTGGGGTATAATATGAGAATAAACGTGAGGGTAAGAAAGAAAGCGTCGCGTAGAGGTCCGAACGCGTGCGGTCTAACTAGGTATTAATCGTACGTTATAATTAACTACGTAATATAAGTGGTATGAGCGGCGCCGTGGATGCCTCCCCGCTCATACCTAAAGCGTTTAGGTGGCGCGCAGGCGCACCGGCGGCCCGCCCGCGAGGCCCGAGCCCGCTGCGAGGCGATTCCGAGGCGACCACGTCGCGCGGCCGCGACGGGACGGCAGCTCATTGTTCACTCGCCGCTGAtatcaaacatttttaattgaCACTAGGTAACTAGGAGAACCGCCGATGCGACTAGACGCGCCACTGCATCcacatttatatataatatgtagtatatACACTATATTAGCGGTTCAGCCGGCCGGATTGGGGCTGAATCTCGTCTAAATTATTAGTGATTTAATTAGTAGGTGCTCCAGCGACCGCGGTCGGTCTGGCCGCACGAGGTGGGACAGGAGAGATTGACGTTATATAAGTATCTCAGTACGACAGCGCccgatattatattacttatgtatATAGTTTAAATTAGTATCATCCAAAATAAATAGTACGTACAAAAATTAACACACTACTTAACGATTAGGTGTCGTAACAGTTACTAAATCAGCCTTAACTTAAACAACAAAAAACGAAACTAACCGACGTTCCGTCGTCGCGGAGCCCTCCGCCGACCCACGCTCTCGTTCGGAGTACGGTATAAAATGCCGACGACGTCTACCGGCCGATGCGcggaataaatataatattctcgtgtaaaaaaatcattatcGGTGCTCGATACGCGCCACCCGGGAGTCGGACGGAAGGGCTCCGCGAGACGCTCGACGTTCGCTCGATATCGGTGGGTGGGTGCggccggcgggcggcgggcctgGGGCCAGCGGGCCGGCGGGCCGGGTCAGCACACGGTCTCGGCGGGCGCGGGCTCGGGCGAGCGCCGCCGCAGCGCCTGCCGCTTGCGGAACTGCAGGAACTCCTCCTTCATGGCGCGCACGCGAGCCTCCACGTCGTCGCGCGACGGTCGCGCGCGCGCCCTCTCCGGCGTGGACGGCGTGGGCGTGCGCGTGGCGCGGTCCCACTCGTAGTGCACATCCACCGAGCCGTCCGCCGCCTCGCCCGAGCCGGGccgcgcgggcggcggcggcggcgcgggcggtgcGCGGTACGGCGGCGGCCGCCACTCGCCAACGCTGCCGGCGCGGCTGCTGCGGTTCTGCTGCGACGACGCGTTCTTACTGCCGAAGCCGCTCGACGACGATCGGCTCTCCGGGGACGCTTCgtgcgggggcgggggcgggagCGCGTGCTCCGTGATGGCGCGCGGGCGGCCGTGCCTCGCCACCGGTCGGGCGCGGGGCCGGGCGAGCGGGCCCCCGCCCAGTCTATGGGGCGGCGCCTCGGGGCCGAGACGGGCCTGCCGCAGCAGAAACGAGGGGGGCGTCGGGAACGAGCCGTCGGCGGAGCTGGGGAAGGGCACCGAGCTGAGGTCGGAGATGTGGAGCGGCGACCAGGGCGTCCAGGCGGGCGCCCAGACGGGCCACGGCGGCCAGGGCGGCCAGTGCAGCGCGAGCGCGGGCGAGGAGGCGCGGAacagcggcggcgcggcggccggAGACAGCGGCGCGCGGCAGCGAGGCAGGAACCCGCCGTCGTCGGAGGAGGAGGGCGCAGCGGAGGGCGCGGGCGACGGCGCGAGGGAGGGCACGGGGGAGGGGCGCGGTGCCGGCGACACGCGCACGCCGCCCCAGTACACCTCCTCGCCGCACCGCGACGCCGGCCAGATCCAGTTGGCAGTGAAGCGCAGGCACTGCACTATACTCGATACTCCGCTTTCTCTAAATCTGTCGGAACAAAGGTACACGTTACACGGTTTTCTGGAATTTCGACTCCAGATAAGCTTTTAAAGCACTCTAGATTATGTTTCAAATACGAATGTAAACTGACCTGATTTCCTGTTGAGCGATAGCAATGaagaatagaaaaatatttcattgaGTAAGCATCTctaacttttataatttaatatctatcttctatctatatatataaaactcaaaggtgactgactgattgacatagtgatctatcaacgcacagtccaaaccactggacggatcgggctgaaatttggcatgcaggtagatgttatgacgtaggcatccgctaagaaaggattttgataaattccaaccccaaggggttcaaataggggatgaaagtttgtatataataatacttcttaacgcgagcgaagccgcgggcaaaagctcgtatataaacacaccggcaaaattagaggaacataacaaaattttcaatttttttttaattgtccactgatttttatatatttatttatttatttactaattgattattaaaaaataaatttattataaatttagggcataaaaacgtgaaaaacagaaaaaaatcagcaaaaataaaaaaattaagaaaatcttataaatttcagtagtaagtttttaagataaattcttcatttttattaaagaaatgccatgttaaaagcgtgtaatgctggtgtaatgccttctatggatctcaagagggcctggatacgccattccatgcttgcattttaattgtcaatcatttcctgtgggatattctcctactcctccagtagcgccaactcgagctcctggactcattttggagctggagttttaactcgtaccgttcacccattgatgtgccacacgtcttcaatcggatccacatccgtagaccacgctggcctctccacctgggctacgccagcatcgtttaggtaataatgcccgattttcttactctatggacgcacataaaattgaaaataactacctaaaactgtgtaaaaggcacaccatgcagttccaggatgtcggtgctatagctctgtactgtcaaagtaccatcatctataatcatcagctccatgcgggctccaaatcatatgcaactccaaaccattacgaagcctgcatcataggccactgtttccggtaagtttgatggcctgtagctttccttatgatttatccacattctttatcgcctgtcaatacaatgtacacagaatttgctcccatcactgtacagcacaagatttcactcacttgtctaattttgatgttcacgcgcaaatcttagcctggctcttcggtgtcctgtctcaagttttggtgcccttgctggcacttttgagtttaatttaacttatttgagtcttcttcttactgtacaatcacttacacgttcatcttggacctgttccgacaggtttcgtgtctgcatagcagtttgaggtcgatttcttaagttttgtttccttacaaaatggtcattctgaaccattgtcacccgatatctgccttgttctcgtctccgaacgtaagatccagtctctctgaagccttgaaagttacgatgaaccacggaagccgacacacctaaggcctgactgaccgaacggtaggtgtcacctttctctatcgtggttacagctctagctgtcgcagatgctgggaaatcactaattttgtatctaagcaatgtgttcttccaaaaaccaaacaatcaaatgagctgagcataccttgcaccccgctaaaacgccattcttatcaggaacacttacaacgtcaataatcgaaaaacacttattagggtataattgctataaaaacctgtcaacttgccagttttgttcaatattttatttcttgaatgagcttagaagctataaaaaaggctttcagacagcccggcccagttgagttcaagttttggccctttttaccaatgttccgctaattttgccagtgtgtgtatata
This genomic window from Aricia agestis chromosome 2, ilAriAges1.1, whole genome shotgun sequence contains:
- the LOC121735410 gene encoding pancreatic lipase-related protein 2-like; this translates as MRYGEEWLYFYDDNGTQHVMNFSSEPVDSRDMFYGEIYFDLYTRHNPLEPEALSIPEPDKLMESKYFNSSLGVKMVTHGWVTSAKAQWMQNIKNALLHYHDLNVITVDWYELSRNSFYPWPAYSTRYVGREIATFIAALVRSYNITGSSFHLIGHSLGAQVMGYAGMFSNETIQRITGLDPARPLFEVPEMPVDYCLDRTDAYFVDIIHTCGGVYGYRKSYGHADFYPNSGMPAQPGCSDISAIMESCSHGRAPEFFEESISHEPGTGFLAYPCENWDKFDKGECKENATNMGYPATEDSRGDYFLHTSDTPKYAEIDKKYKY